The genomic segment TTTCTGATTTACCTTGAATTCAAGTCTTGCAACCTATTCAGTCTTTGTAAACCATAGGTTTATCATTTTGTTCATATAAATTGTGTTTGATAAAGGACCTATTTCAtgatcatgttatttttttcCAAGTTCACAATGTCGTTTTGAGGctaatgtttttttatattatctCTTTAATGAAATTGAAGTTTTTGTACAGAATCTTTTTTTGTGACCAAACTTAGTTTCTACtgtattttacgaattttacaTCTGGAAGCGACCAATTTGATTTGATGAATATCGACCAATATGTTTGTCTTTTTTTTCTAAGAATTTTCAGTTAAATTACGGTGCTCGTCGTGTTTGTAATTTATGAAGCGAAGATATTGAAATTGAAGTTAAAATCGTGTTTATGAAGTTTTAATTtccttttagtttatttttttttcttttgtaatattttgatgtttactatttttttattgaatacaaAGAGTCAATTGCCAATTCAAAAcgattcattccaatttttttaaatgaaaagttgaaattttgtcaatattttcaGTCGTTttatgtttaataataatactATTATTGTCatcttttttattcaaacaCATCCCGTTATCATAACTATAAAAGCCTTGCCATTACATGTTTTGTACATTTTAAGAGCTTATCTTTCTTTAGGCtcaaaagaataaaaaatgagGCAGTTTCTTTTTGCCATTTACCTTAAAAACATGACACTACTTCTTGGTTATCCTAACCGTCATTCTACATGAATAATAGGATTTATAATACATTGTTAGTCTAGTAAATTGGTAAATTTTACGGGGTTCCATGGTATTACCTAGGTTTCTAAGTAGTAATGGATTGAATAGAATAAGATGTGATACGATCGATATGTTTCATTTGAGCATCCAACGTATTTATAAGAAAATACACAACTTAAACATTGATCAAAATCAACAATTCTgcttaagatatattgaaaacggAATTcataactaaactaaaattGTAACGAGACTTTATGAATGAGACCCTCTGTATATTATGTtacatattttgtattatatgtGACGTTTAATCAATGGCATATTTATGAGTGATGCCTGTTTCCTTGCTTACTCCACAGTCCCAAATGCCCAGAGGGCTTGCTAAATCATTAGAACAAAATTATTGAAGAtcaattttaaactatttttgtCACATGATTTGTAACAAATATATCTTGAACTGAAACCTCAGTTGAAAAATTTCCATCGTCAGAAAAGGAAAATTATTTAATTCACCTGGACAAAATGATCAATGATTCTTTTATCTGTGTCCAGACACATACAGTCGAATCTTCAAATATTTGAAGCTCTTCTTGACCAACATTTCTAGTAGCtttctgtttgtttttttctCTTGCTCTTTATGTACAGATCAAACCCTCAGATGTATCACGaattttcacattaaaataataaaaagcatACACTCACGATAGATCTCTTTTTTGTGTTCTGTGTGGTGTTGTTATTGGGAAATTTGCTGCAAAGCGATGTCAACTATTGAGGGTGTTAGGAGTCTAGTCAGGTTACAGTTGTTATAAAAACTTTTTGCTCTGATTCTATTCCGTGTGGTAgggtgtgaaatatttcaaaactggAAGCATTTACCGGTAGTTTTCATGTACATTCGGATAAACCGACGGTACAGCGACTAGTGACTAACGAGTTTTTGGCGTATGATTGTTGCTTTTTTTACCCGGgtgaaaattgattaaataaatGCTTTTGATATTGAGGAATTAAACGTATGGATACAATAAAACTCCCCGTTTTTTGGATAAATTGTTTGTTGTCGGCAGTCTTCAGTAGGGCtggccattttgaatcgaatagttAGCtgttcgaatcggttcagacgaaAATTTAGAATCGCAAccatcttatttttttttcccgTTTGCCAAAGGTCGAATTGAATCCGTCATTTATTATTTGTTaaagccatatttttaaaatgcaaactGACAGATGACCCTTTTACaagtattttattgataaaccgtgtttcttattgtgtgtgaacactcAGTGATCTTGTCGGAGTGAAGGGTTCTACGTTTTTAGTAATCTAGAAGTCTGGAGAATAAAAAATCGCCAATGTTCCAAGTAATCGAGATtagaatagaaaatatattcaatttgattctgaaatcatcaggtattcgagaATGACCAACCCTTCGGTTAGAATTCGAAACAAAACACACTTTTCAAgcttttatttacatatatatatattacatctTCCATGATCCGGCCGGCGTCGAGGTTTCTTACTTGATATTTTGAACCAAATATTCCATcaaattcaaatgaaaaatatttattgtgttCGCAAGAAGTGTTTTTCTGCCAGCCCAATCAATGCACAGGTACGATTATGGGCGGCCAGGCAACATCATCAGTTTGGCATTTTACGTAATGTCTTCTAGCAATAAAACGATTAAACTCTGTCAATCATGAGAATATCTCGTGCTTTTtgttttgcccagacattggtGTAAGCTACGTAGATAGAACATAACATAGCAGCTAGTTATAACGTAATAATTATTCATCTTAGATTAAAATGCATATTTTACGTTATATTACAGAGCGCAGGTGATATAATTAACTTTGTGCAACGTCGACTTCCTACAGTTATGCTTAGGTCGGTagtatttgtgtttatttttcttaCAACATCAGTGTATGCAGCAGCAGAAAACGAAATTAAAATGGTATGTAAACCGAAGCCTGGTTGTCAACTTCCATCCTGCGACCGTCCCGAGATTTCTTCTGAGTTACTTGCGATTGCAGCCGCTGCCGGACTGAATGTTGTATCTTTGCAACAAGATAATGAATATTCTATCATTTGCCAACCATCATCAGTACTGGATTTATTTTCCAGTCTTGCAAATGTCGAAGGGAAGGCAGGTGCAAAGGGGGAAAAAGGAACACCCGGGCCGAGAGGAATACAGGGACCTGCAGGTATAGACGGTTCTAAAGGAGAAAATGGCGCTGACGGAAATCCAGGAACAACTGGACAAAAAGGTGACAAGGGAGAAGTTGGTAAAATCATTCAAGGACCTAAAGGAAATACGGGTTCACCTGGTGTTGGCATGCAGGGGCCTAAAGGCTCTACTGGTCCGATAGGTCCCAAGGGCCCAGCTGGAAAAAATGGTGCAACCGGTCCACCAGGAGCACGTGGTCGACCAGGACCTCCCGGTTCTTGTTCGTGTGGGAATAGGTTTAACAGCTTTGACCGCGGGCCCTAATTGTATTATAAGTTTCGACATACCATATATAGGgcatatattaattttttttttggatttatACAACATACTTGCAAAACGACGGAATTTTGGCGTGACTTAAATTTATAGTGGTATCTAATAATGTCAATTGTATTCTTTCACGTAATcattaaaatttccaaaaatcaaTCTGTCAAAATCTAAATATACTGTAGTATTACCTTTTCATTGATATATAATAGGTAAAGCTCAGGCGGTAAAGCTACATAAGAGAATGTCGACTTCGTGTAGTTGTTCAATTTGAAGTTTTTATTTAGATATTTCTGATAACACGATGAAAAATACAGATTAACAATGTTGTCATTCAACGAATATTATACTCGAGTTTTAAGGGTTGTGATTTGAGGCAGGACCTCAAAGCGCAGGAAATTATATGAAGACAATTACAGTTTATGATATTCCCTTTATACTTACCACCTCAGCATAAGTAGGTGATATAACCTATATGAATAAGTCAGTTTTCGTTTTGGGTGAGGTCGATGGAAGAAACCGTAAACCATTCATAGGCCAGAAGTTTAGAAAGCCTGGTGAACGTCACCACACTATCCATAATCGTTTCAAACATTTGCGGAAGAAATGGTTTTTAGCAATTTCGTGTGTGTTATCACCGACTACTTACTTAATTGAATTTGGCCTTGATATTTTTGATCACATAGTGgaagttttaaaaaactaaccggtatgttagtcgttgataTATGTTATGTTGCCAAATTTTCGATGATATCCGAAACTCACATTTTACTTTGCGATCGCGAGATGGCAGCAATGAGCGAACCCGCGTTTTATTGGTCATTTTGAATTTCCTGCTTGTTTGTAATGTCTGAGCTCTGAATGTGTGGAAGTGGAATCGCAGACTGATTTTGTGCTAGATTGTTTACTCCCACTATTTTGGGGAAACGAGTAAATGAAAAAGGTGGAAGTGTTATATTTCTCTGAACGTTAGGCTGCAAGAATGCAGAACAATATTCAGGGAAAAGAAAATGATGGAACAATCCCGAAACCAAGGAAATTATGGATTGATTCAACACCATTTACACCTGAAGGATATGAAAACGAGGTGcacaaaaaaactttatttgtaATTGATTTAGTATTTGATGGTAATCTTTAACTAGGGTGCTGTAGCCAGTCTGTCTGTCTgtggacgatttcattcaaaccgctataaaacacaaaccaatatttctaacccatTCAGTCGTTATTCTACACACTAAACCTCGAATTAACTCTCTACTacccagtctggatttcatagCCTTttcgaacgagaaatcgggcgtgcaatcagaaattcccgcgtgcaaataagaatttctggcgtgcaattatagggtggcttacccactttgcggccatTACCTATCTGCGACCATCAAGttcatcgattaaattaatgccgaaaaaattacCGAAACGCGCCGATATTTCTCACGCGTTATCATccacttatccctcgtagctctacgaaattacactaaaatgcggccacaaataaaaaagttatgaCCGAAAACctgaccgaagaaaaaaaaacggaccattttaccatgtcgccaactacccattgttccttcaaaaaagcttgaaaatccatacaaatataagagataaagagatgaaacttggcaggtgggtagagttgtgtttcttttacccatttttaaagtttcgcgtttctatcTTCAAAGGAGGGGGagtaggggggtgcgcatttccaatacgtcaataatatctttgtcaactaatttgcgaccaccgtgtttttgtctgtttgattgctgtgatgcggtgctttgtttataatttgaagaattttgtttgaaataatcgtgttcttaaaatatatgacggtcagaaatgcaattagaagcccattttttcacgcatggctgcgtatgccctagtctcgacgcagcagaaacgatgttcaaggcttgaaatccgtggtcgcacactggtcgttcggtcgcaaatacgtcttcagagtgtcgtactttggtggtttgtatagctttaacccctggtcgtagaaagttaattcgaagttcagcgtgtagaataaatgccaatgcacctacggtgaaaaaattaacgggttagaaatattggtttttgttttatagcggtttgaatgaaatcgtccgcagactggctacaccaccctagctcacggcgtgcaaaacaactgcgcccgcTAAACTGATTTCGACctaagatacctctcaatacatccgcgtaaaaataagttggatcatagcaaaaatggacgtttaacctttgacccccaaaacatcatttctatattttgtcactaattttgagagtgtttgtgcgactttagataccggtactgttcagtacatccgtgtaaaattattgtattaaaaatacgctgaatcagagccataACTGGCCAGCGTCGGTGAGGAGGCGATttttctcacgggattcctatcattcaacacgatatggtgatttttgcttcgcatttttcgatcaggccaaatcttgcaagcaagtattagtcgacaattgtaaagttataattttttggcatctttatattactagattattgatttaaaaactatttaaaccgatttacattggtgagcaattgcaaattttcggcgtgcaaaattgaattcgctcgcgtgcatttttgtggagcgctagcgccctcgggcgtgcatctgccatggaatccagtctggtcTACTACTAgtggttaaagctatacaaaccaccaaagtacgacactcggAAGACaaatttgcgaccgaacgaccagtgtgcgactgGACtatcaaatgtcagaatgtccagcttttatttcattcaaaatatttcaaaattaattataaatagtAGCCTAAATCTGTTGTTTCTCTCGTTTCGGGCAATTGGAGGTTTGGATTTTGACATGTCTCTGTATTTCTCCTTTATTTCATTGTCGAGTATTTAAAATCTATTTAAATTTTACAGAGTTCTGTCTTGGTTGAGTCATCTCCTCCGAGGGTAAAGCTGATTCATTTTTCAACGAAACCTATTGTTGATTTTGGAACTGTGAAAACAGGAAAAACAGTGACAAGAAAACTTGTTGTGGAAAATCCAAACTACTATGAAGTGGAAGTCAGTGTGGAAAAATTTCCTTGGAAGAAAAATTTCTCAATTGATCAGGTGATATTGACTGTTTGTTCTAAAATAATGCACTTGAATGCGTGTTTCAAAAATGTCCCGTTCTATGTGCCCCCACTTGTCTCAAATGTCTGAACCACACACAAATTGGACACATGCGGGGTAAGTTTGGAGAGAGTGGCACAAATGTTGAATGACTAGGCAGTACATTTTTGAGGCCACacttttatatgtatttattccTTGAAATTGtctttttcatatatattctgatatcatattgttaaataaaatctaattattcaaaatttaatcgAAAAAGGAAAGAATCATtcctatttatatttttgaacttTGTTTAAACATTAGTACGGTAATAACTAGAAAACTAGCCAATGTAAGTTTTATATATACAGTAAGTCCTCGGATTACGGCGGTCCCGACTTACActgtttcgaggttacaaaCACACTCCatagaaatataaaagataatactgtaatattgaagcccttaaactggatcattgtgatcaagaaaatcagtgctttgggctcattggttttcgtCATTTACATCGTAAATGACGTGGACAATTGCGAACTATTATGATTTAGACGAATAATCACTGAGCTTCAGTCACATGGTACATAGTTTCAATGATACACCATTCATGGTTGTTTAAGCTTTTTTTTTCGTAACTTGTTTGATCGTACgatatgtatagagtaatttatgtaTAATGTTctgacttacactgaaattcgggttacaccgcgtGTCAAGAACAGAACAACGTCGatagtcgaggactccctgtacaGTGAACACAAAAATTACccttttcatataaaattttttttttgtcagatGAGActgacaaatttcaaaatcttcgattaaacttttgaaaatcgaataatttttttcttccaTTCAATACACATGCAGAAACTATATACATGGTATCGAATTCcctttacaattaaaattttttagcaCTTTATGAACACCCGTATTACAGGAAACTTTCAATGTAGAAGAAGAAGGAATCAATTATGTGGAAATTACTTGGACGCCGACACAGAGTGGAAATTGCAGAGAATTAGTGATGATGAAGTATGATTCTGGATTTCGAGTACATGTTCTTATCATTGGACATGCCGAATCACCTAAGAAAAAGGTATTTGTTGGAGAACTTGTTAgatgaaattaataaaagatggttatggaaattttttctatatttcagtCAAAACTCGAAAAAAAATGTCCAATATACGGTataatacaatttaaaataataacttAATAAGTACGAATATCACCCCTAAAACTATTTGAACCCCAGTTTCAGAACTGGAACATtctgtaaataattaaaaacagAATATCACCCCTAAACTATTTGAACCCCAGTTTTAGAACTggaacatttttgaaaattggaaataccggtatatattaaGAATTTGTGTATCGAATTTATTATTGACTTCAGGTCAAAACTAGAACAAGAAGAGGAGCTGCCGCTAAAAAGTTACCGAGGAGAAGTATTAAGAATGATTTGAGCAAATTAAGTTCTATGAAGTGAGTGTTGCTTTACATTTTGAGATGTTTTCAATTTCATACTGTTTATGGGAGAATCTTAAGTTTAGGAGTTATATGATTCTTTTTCTCACTTGCTAATTCATAATAAACTCCTTTTAGGCAATGTGATAGAACTAGATCTGTGGGTATTGCTCATCCCATGCTAATTTCATATATATGTCTATCTCAACTGACCCATGATATACTATTTAATCTTACAAGACTATAAGTAATATGCTTTCAATCAGTTGGCTATGCTAAGAATAAGATATACCGGTACATATCTATTTTAGGGAAAAGGAAAGCCAATAGGACGGCTtatgttaccagtccatgcgtatggaaatagttaacctgttatttgtttcatacATATGGTGGATGCAGCTTTAAGCCAACGGTTACGAGAACCACCCTACTGCGACATGAAATCCAGCAATTTTCTTGCACAGTTATTCCCCATGGGTTCAAACTTGCGAACTCGCTGTGGTTAATCAGATGACAAGCGTATTCCTAGCACTTGGCTCGATATGGTGTGCCTGATCAAGTCAATGATTCACAGCTGAATCCCTTCAACAAAATCATAGGcacatcatttttatttttcagtgatACAGAGAATATAGATCCACAAAAAAGCATTTGTTCACAAACATCAAGTAGTCAGGACAGTGTTTTAGTATCGCAAAGTAGCCCAAGCTCAAATAAAACGAAATGTAAGTTATAtcaaacaatatattttcattcgTACATACATTGTATTTACTCTCTGATATGGAGAACGTTTTCTGGTTTATGTTAGTATGGCTTGATGTAGGTTTGGTAAATGAAAAACACTCGATTTGACTGACTGCcaaatgatgaaaataatatGCTTGCTTGATATTTTGGTTCTCTTTTATGATACATGTCCACAATTAAAAGAAGTTCAACACTTGTGTCTACTGATCTCTGGTCTTCTGTACAACTACAAATACCTTTCGTGTTTCATGGACCATAATAGGACACACTTGATAAAATCcgtttttttcttgaaaatgtaTGAATCATGTAGTGCTTTATCTATtattacccccccccccccccctccccaaaaaaaaacaataccaaTCATTTGTGACACATTCAAGATAGATAATGACTTTCGTGAAAATGGTCCTATGTTACTGAAACTGAGTACAATCATGCACAGATGTTGACAAAAATTTCTTCCACTTCGTAAAAGAAATTTATGAGGGTACTTTTTTTGGGTTACCCTGTTATTGAAACGGTAAATTATTCCATTTTATCATCCATGGTTTTCATATCTACTATTATTCCAGGCCTCCAGAAAAATGATGACGTGACTCTTCCTGTTTTGGAAGAAAAACAAGACTTCAGTAATTTGAGAAATGCTCTTCTGCCTTTCCATGTTGTTAGTGACAATCCCAGAGATTCATGTGGAAGCATTACAGCACCTACATCACCAAGCGGTCTGGATGTAAGTACAATTTAATGTAATATAATCAGGGCTTAGAAGCCGGATCCACAGAGCTGTAATATTTGATTAGAGTCTGAGCTAAGATTGCGATCATGGATGTTTCCTTGACCCTCGACCCCAGAGAAATTCTTCCTATAGTTTTCTATTTCAAAGTTTTCTATGCTTATCTTGAGAGTGTATTGGAGtttaacaaaaaattgtggGTTTTTCTTGACACAAATCTTTGATTGTAGCCGTAACCGTTCATTTTTAGGCCCCTGTTATTGAGCATCATTCGCTTGCGCCAAGTCCTTTGGCAAGAGATAAAAGTGTTGTCAGCAAAAGTACTGATCATCATCCTGAGCCACATCAAATCACATACAATATTGGTGAGttctatttattcaaatatcggAAACAACACCACAGTTATACAGTTTgtcatgtttttattaatttgaaatgaaatacgAATATTGAATTTGCCTGAATCTTAATCTCTTTGTTTCAAGAACCGAAACAGCATCTAGTTGACTAAACATTGTCAACAGATAATTATGTTGAGAAATTATGTGTTCACCGAAGTTTTtttgtccaatttttttttttttttcgattttcccTCTAGCCGTGAGTCGAGAGCCAGTTTCAGAGTCACTTTTTTGTACACCACAACCAAAAGTCTGGAGTTTTTTTCTTTAAAGTACATATTAAAAGCTAACAGGAAATCTAGGCaaaaatctgaaaacaaaaattttattttgttcgaCAGTTTAATTATCCCTCACGAAATTTGAGCCTACGAACCCTTGCAGGGTAATTAGAGGTGTGATGGCAAGTGTATTCCCAATCCTAACCAAGATGCACCAACCACTCACTATCcaatcgaataaaaaaaaatttgttacttCACACTTCTCAGATTCTTCAATCGCTGGTAACTCTATTGGACCTTCATCCCCCTTTAAACAACAAGAAACGACTGGCAGGCCTACTTATATTTTACCTGCTGCTAATCAAACTAGACAAATATTGAATCCATTGTTGTCAACTCCTTTTACACCatcaaataatcaaaaattaggtAAGATTTTATTGCATTTCAAGGCCATTGTCATCTTGTACCTAATTTGTATGAAAGTTTATCAAAGTTTAAAGAActgtataaaaatattgaacctACGAGAAATTGGATTGTCAAAATTGCTGGACTTCAGTTTTTGGTTGTTTACCGATTTTACAAACCTACCTAATATGCAGGGGGTTCATAAAGTCCTATGATAATAAATTAGGTGAAAAAACTTTGATGTGCTTTTGTGCAACTAATGGTGGGTATAGAAAGGTGTTAATGAAGTGAAAACTCAAATATACTCTGATCGATATAAAACACACCTGGTTGTAATATATTGAACACTTACCGTACATtatgacaaaattttgaaattttaacatgGCTTTATGAACACCTGCTATATTGTAGCCTACTGCTTTGCACAGACTGAGTACTGAACTCTTCACTATTTTTGTgcttctattattttattttcaaaatatttatgcatCATAAAATGCAACAATAAGTATTCCtgattattcaataaaaaaattgtgtttggCACGGCaaattatcatatttatatTAGCCTGATTATATTATGATATTCATTAATGGTTGTAATACAAATATTGTACTCATCACAGGCAGTGGAAACCTCACTCCTCGTTCTCACAGAAGGTCACGTACTTTCACTAAAAAGGAGCCTGTAATTGCAAAAGGTTTGTTAGAAATATAGACTTTTTTCAGTACTCCCGTACTGTGTGTACCAGggtagggttaggacataattttattcctattttccttattttatttcgattacgagttcgggaactgtctgtgttagccaagtaaatatacataCCCCTTGCCTATTGgctttagtccctttacacaactcgatgtaaagtaggcgaacaaaattggttacctccatattggtacacacacttttggagcgctCTTTCTTTCACCTTTTCCATGTAGGTGGGCTTATGAATCCTAGTTTATTGCGGCTAACAATGCTCTTTATTAATCTAGGTATTTTCTAGCCCTggaataatatttcaaaatcacaAGAGTCCTATCAGGCTTGAAGTGTGATTTTTGATAGGCTCATGATCAAGTCCTACTGTCTTCTTTGTTAGGCAATATTCATATTAATATACAGGAATAATAGTCAAGGCTCAACTCCCCAAACCATCCCTCTCCagaattatttataaaatttctgATATTTTCAGATGAGAAAACAGAGGTGAACATGCTGGATTATGCTTTGTCCGTCATCAAACGACCCACAACTGCAAAACCAGAAAATTTTGAAGTAGAAAGTATGcaaccaagaaaaaaaaatagggcCCATAAATTACTTAATTACCtatacgaaaatgaagaaaatttattcaatactCACTTTGTGTATAATTGTACCCAAAATGTATAGTAATTTAGGACGTTTTCCTAAAAATTATGTCCACTCTGGAATATGTACCTAggtatttttgtattgaaattttGGTTTCTGTTCATAAAGTTTGCCACATACTGATATTTTGATTTCCATGCCAAGTCAAATTAACTAAAATCAACATTTATTCTGGCGACGCAATGGCCTATCGCAGATTACATATATCtgattcaaatcccatgcccccaCTACACCCAGTGGGTAAAGAATTGGGTAAGCATTGTCTAACTGGAGGCAGAAAGCATGAATAACatcctttaaaaaaaaaattgtgatgcaaatttcagaaaatacaaggtttataaatgaaaattttaaaacaagcctttatttctgaattttgtttgatttaaaCATTCCCAGTGACGCACTCATAAAAATACTCCCCTACAAAAATGACCTACCGTAATTAatttaacacatttttatttctgaaaaattttttttagacaACTCAAGCCCAGAAGATGACAGTTTGGAAGATATCAAATCTTGTTTTACTGAAGTTAATCCTTCTACTCATGATATTCCTGACATTGAAATCACCGAAGATAATCCTACTGACGTCAATATAACAAGTAATTTACAGAGTGATGAGATTACTGAAAGACTCAGCAGCACACAAGCACTCGATCGTACTAGTCATGATGGAGCAGGTTTGATTTTTCTAAGTATTGTTATTTGCTTATAACAAAATTACAATCAGAAACCTACTCAAGAGTCTAAATTATGAGGAACTTCACTAGTACCCACTCAGAGTAAAtattgtgacaattttttcaaaaagcaaAGTCGAAAGGACTGGCTTAGAAACCTCACTCGAAAATCAAATTTGAGTCAAAAGTAAAAGAACCTCACTCACAGCATATTCACTAGTACCAACTCTTGTGTAAAAATTGTGAgaatcttttttgaaaaaaaaagtcgcAAACAGTAAAACCCACCTCAAGATAGTATCAGTATAGTATGAAATTCTTGGTGTTTCAGTTTTTGCACATACCTTCACTCAAAGATGTGTCCCTCTCACTTTTGTGCTCATGGCAAACCTTGCTCATGGCAAATTCAGTTAAAAAACATTGTTGGTACTTGGTAGACAGACACATAATCGGTATATTAAAATCTTCTGCAGAGAAGAAAATTCTAAAGAAATAAACTGAATTTGACCAAGATTTTAGACTTACTCGGAAGTAAGTGTTTATTGCTTCATAGTTAAATGAATAATCTTCTATTTTTTCTA from the Styela clava chromosome 5, kaStyClav1.hap1.2, whole genome shotgun sequence genome contains:
- the LOC120344826 gene encoding uncharacterized protein LOC120344826 encodes the protein MLRSVVFVFIFLTTSVYAAAENEIKMVCKPKPGCQLPSCDRPEISSELLAIAAAAGLNVVSLQQDNEYSIICQPSSVLDLFSSLANVEGKAGAKGEKGTPGPRGIQGPAGIDGSKGENGADGNPGTTGQKGDKGEVGKIIQGPKGNTGSPGVGMQGPKGSTGPIGPKGPAGKNGATGPPGARGRPGPPGSCSCGNRFNSFDRGP